Proteins from a genomic interval of Stenotrophomonas maltophilia R551-3:
- the greA gene encoding transcription elongation factor GreA yields MTMKGAQKLRDELDHLKSVKRPKVIAAIAEAREHGDLKENAEYHAAREEQGFIEGRIKQLEGELSHAEIIDVSKLNAGSKVVFGASVTLADVETDEERKYQIVGDLEADIKQGLIAISSPVARAMIGKLEGDSIVIDAPAGQREYEIVSVSYLD; encoded by the coding sequence ATCACCATGAAGGGCGCGCAGAAGCTGCGCGACGAACTGGATCACCTGAAGTCGGTCAAGCGCCCGAAGGTGATCGCCGCGATCGCCGAAGCGCGTGAACATGGCGACCTGAAGGAGAACGCCGAGTACCACGCCGCGCGCGAGGAACAGGGCTTCATCGAAGGCCGCATCAAGCAGCTGGAAGGCGAGCTGTCGCATGCCGAGATCATCGACGTGAGCAAGCTCAATGCCGGCTCCAAGGTGGTGTTCGGTGCCAGCGTGACCCTGGCCGACGTGGAAACCGACGAAGAACGGAAGTACCAGATCGTTGGCGACCTCGAGGCGGACATCAAGCAGGGCCTGATCGCGATTTCCTCGCCGGTGGCGCGCGCGATGATCGGCAAGCTGGAAGGCGATTCGATCGTGATCGACGCCCCGGCAGGCCAGCGCGAGTACGAGATCGTCAGCGTCAGCTACCTGGACTGA
- a CDS encoding DUF1176 domain-containing protein translates to MSSSAWATAPIGASFAEGDWFMVCDNTRACRIAGVGASAPLRLATLIERNGGPGEAVEIRLVLARDDADDPEAQAQSPVGTLQLLLDGKREGSIGALESATEHAKLTPAQVQAFNTALIRQSRISITDGRGQTWSLSASGAAALMLKMDQIQQRLDTPGALVQRGSRPESSVPPALPKPVLAMPSKRVPPREEDARLGEREDLRRLLRPGNKADWACAADVPQTSEPYIAIQRLDDHHVLASVVCHIPGFNVPGGTWAINDQAPFNPVFITQGALFPYSEELMFVEETVETDRDRCGTGRYWAWDGQRMQLSMEYVGGTCTGTGASTWRLPTYITEFR, encoded by the coding sequence ATGTCCTCGTCCGCCTGGGCCACGGCTCCGATTGGTGCATCGTTCGCCGAGGGCGACTGGTTCATGGTGTGCGACAACACGCGTGCCTGCCGTATCGCCGGTGTCGGCGCCTCCGCACCGCTGAGACTGGCCACGCTGATCGAGCGCAATGGCGGACCCGGGGAAGCGGTGGAGATCCGGCTGGTACTCGCCCGCGACGACGCTGACGATCCCGAGGCACAGGCTCAGTCACCTGTTGGCACACTGCAGCTGCTCCTGGACGGGAAACGCGAGGGCAGCATCGGGGCACTTGAGTCAGCCACGGAGCATGCAAAGCTCACCCCGGCTCAAGTGCAGGCGTTCAACACCGCCCTCATCAGGCAATCCCGCATCAGCATCACCGATGGCAGGGGGCAGACATGGTCGCTGTCTGCATCCGGCGCAGCCGCACTGATGCTGAAGATGGATCAGATCCAGCAGCGTCTGGATACGCCCGGTGCACTGGTGCAACGCGGAAGCCGACCGGAGTCGAGCGTGCCGCCAGCTCTGCCGAAGCCGGTGCTGGCCATGCCATCCAAGCGGGTGCCTCCGCGTGAGGAGGATGCGCGCCTGGGCGAACGCGAGGACCTGCGCCGGCTGCTTCGGCCCGGCAACAAGGCGGACTGGGCGTGCGCTGCGGATGTACCACAGACCAGCGAACCCTACATCGCCATCCAGCGCCTGGACGACCATCACGTACTGGCCTCCGTTGTCTGCCACATTCCGGGGTTCAATGTGCCGGGGGGTACATGGGCGATCAACGACCAGGCGCCGTTCAATCCCGTTTTCATTACCCAGGGCGCACTGTTCCCGTACTCGGAGGAGCTGATGTTCGTTGAAGAGACCGTGGAGACCGACCGGGATCGCTGCGGAACGGGGCGCTACTGGGCATGGGATGGCCAGCGGATGCAGCTGAGCATGGAGTACGTTGGTGGCACCTGCACTGGCACAGGAGCTTCCACTTGGCGACTGCCGACCTATATCACTGAATTCCGGTAG
- a CDS encoding DUF1176 domain-containing protein, giving the protein MYRLLSALIVGLLLPLAGHAGNTPLEPGIEFVHHDWFLACDNTGTCRAAGYGPENADSSLGLMLERVGGPGTAVKARLRVGEDGESAMPEGAMRLQVNGRDLGPVQDTGADESVTLRPAQVGALLAALPGKARIEVIDSRATRWPISDRGAAAVLLKMDEVQGRLGTPGALVRRGTRAEASVPAAQTRPVIMRATLAATRPGDNTLGSSEALRDALIATLDDGDDCPRLIEYKGTPEMVIERLDDSHVLVQALCQMGAYNYSNGFWIARDRPPFAPQTVTLEAEGFSHFERTLYARSKGRGIGDCVSGSDWTWDGRRFQPSSAFSTGLCRGMPGGHWMLPTLVSEVR; this is encoded by the coding sequence ATGTACCGCCTGCTGTCCGCACTGATTGTCGGCCTGTTGCTGCCGCTCGCCGGCCATGCCGGAAACACGCCACTGGAACCCGGCATCGAGTTCGTGCATCACGACTGGTTCCTGGCCTGCGACAACACCGGCACCTGCCGTGCAGCCGGCTATGGTCCGGAGAACGCAGACAGCTCGCTGGGCCTGATGCTGGAACGTGTCGGCGGTCCCGGAACGGCAGTAAAGGCGCGACTGCGGGTGGGCGAGGATGGCGAAAGTGCAATGCCCGAAGGCGCGATGCGCCTGCAGGTGAACGGCCGTGATCTGGGGCCCGTGCAGGACACCGGTGCCGACGAATCCGTGACGCTGCGGCCGGCGCAGGTTGGTGCGCTGCTCGCCGCTCTGCCCGGCAAGGCGCGCATCGAGGTGATCGACAGCAGGGCCACGCGCTGGCCGATTTCCGATCGTGGTGCCGCCGCCGTGCTGTTGAAGATGGACGAAGTACAAGGGCGCCTTGGCACGCCCGGCGCCCTGGTACGGCGTGGCACGCGTGCTGAAGCGAGTGTGCCGGCTGCGCAGACCAGGCCCGTGATCATGCGTGCCACGCTGGCGGCCACTCGCCCCGGAGACAACACACTGGGTAGCAGCGAAGCGCTGCGCGACGCGCTGATTGCCACGCTCGACGACGGTGACGACTGTCCGCGTCTGATCGAGTACAAGGGCACCCCGGAAATGGTGATCGAGCGGCTGGACGACAGCCATGTACTGGTGCAGGCGCTGTGCCAGATGGGTGCATACAACTACAGCAATGGTTTCTGGATCGCGCGTGATCGCCCTCCGTTCGCCCCGCAGACGGTTACGCTCGAAGCGGAGGGTTTTTCGCACTTCGAGCGCACGCTGTACGCACGCTCCAAAGGCAGAGGCATCGGCGACTGCGTCTCCGGCTCGGACTGGACATGGGATGGCCGCCGATTCCAGCCAAGCAGTGCTTTCAGCACCGGGCTGTGCCGTGGCATGCCGGGCGGTCACTGGATGCTGCCGACCCTGGTCAGCGAGGTTCGTTGA
- the recJ gene encoding single-stranded-DNA-specific exonuclease RecJ — protein sequence MSLAADAVQPSSDTPTIRRRDAVAPANWPEGTLPLLARLYASRGAGTPELALPKLGSLHAPELLTGIEAAVGLLVEAIANDKRILVVGDFDCDGATACAVGVRGLRMLGAQHVLHAVPNRMVHGYGLSPSLVEELAELQPDLLVTVDHGIACHAGVTAAKARGWQVLVTDHHLPGPQLPPADVIVDPNLDGDAFPSKSLAGVGVIFYVLMALRRQMREAGVFADGKGPDLTTLLDLVAVGTVADLVALDPNNRALVSAGLRRLRAGQGCVGLRALIEASGRDAARLTATDIGFALGPRLNAAGRLEDMALGIALLLTEDPRQAREIAQTLEQINSERRAVQQSMTDDAEQALTRVVLDMAGQRPVAACLFDADWHPGVVGLVASKMKDRLHRPVIAFAPAEPGADTLRGSARSIPGLHIRDALALVDARHPGLIERFGGHAMAAGLSMRLDHLDDFKAAFVAVVLEMLDPAALQQQVLSDGELAADELDHRHADALRLAGPWGQGFPEPLFDGHFEVANWRVLKERHLKLELRLPGVPGTINAIHFGGWHGNAPGRHVHLAFRLACDDYRGGSAIQLIVEHCLPA from the coding sequence ATGTCCCTTGCCGCCGATGCCGTGCAGCCCTCCTCTGATACGCCGACGATCCGCCGCCGCGATGCGGTCGCGCCCGCCAACTGGCCGGAGGGCACGCTGCCACTGCTGGCGCGGCTCTACGCCAGTCGCGGTGCCGGTACCCCGGAGCTGGCGCTGCCGAAGCTGGGCAGCCTGCATGCGCCCGAGCTGCTGACCGGCATCGAGGCTGCGGTGGGCCTGCTGGTCGAGGCCATCGCCAACGACAAGCGCATCCTGGTGGTCGGCGATTTCGACTGCGATGGCGCCACCGCCTGTGCGGTCGGCGTGCGCGGCCTGCGCATGCTCGGCGCACAGCACGTCTTGCACGCGGTGCCGAACCGCATGGTGCACGGCTACGGCCTGTCGCCGTCGCTGGTGGAGGAGCTGGCCGAGCTGCAGCCGGACCTGCTGGTCACGGTTGACCATGGCATTGCCTGCCACGCGGGTGTGACTGCGGCCAAGGCCCGTGGTTGGCAGGTGCTGGTCACCGACCACCATCTGCCCGGCCCGCAGCTGCCGCCGGCAGACGTGATCGTTGATCCGAATCTGGATGGCGATGCGTTCCCCAGCAAATCGCTGGCCGGCGTCGGCGTGATTTTCTATGTGCTGATGGCATTGCGCCGGCAGATGCGCGAGGCCGGCGTCTTCGCCGATGGCAAGGGCCCGGACCTGACCACACTGCTGGACCTGGTGGCGGTCGGTACCGTCGCCGACCTGGTAGCGCTGGATCCGAACAACCGTGCGCTGGTCAGCGCGGGCCTGCGCCGTCTGCGCGCGGGGCAGGGCTGTGTCGGCCTGCGTGCGCTGATCGAAGCCAGCGGCCGTGATGCCGCGCGACTGACCGCCACTGACATCGGCTTCGCGCTCGGCCCGCGCCTGAACGCTGCGGGTCGGCTGGAGGACATGGCGCTGGGCATCGCGCTGCTGCTGACCGAGGACCCGCGCCAGGCGCGCGAGATCGCGCAGACGCTGGAGCAGATCAATTCGGAACGGCGCGCCGTGCAGCAGTCGATGACTGACGACGCCGAGCAGGCGTTGACCCGCGTGGTGCTGGACATGGCCGGCCAGCGACCGGTGGCGGCCTGCCTGTTTGACGCCGATTGGCACCCGGGCGTGGTCGGTCTGGTCGCGTCGAAGATGAAGGATCGCCTGCATCGCCCGGTGATCGCCTTCGCGCCTGCAGAACCCGGTGCCGACACGCTGCGCGGTTCGGCGCGCTCGATTCCCGGCCTGCACATCCGTGACGCGCTGGCACTGGTCGACGCGCGCCATCCGGGCCTGATCGAACGTTTCGGTGGGCATGCCATGGCGGCTGGACTGAGCATGCGGCTTGATCATCTTGATGATTTCAAGGCCGCCTTCGTCGCCGTGGTGCTGGAAATGCTCGACCCGGCGGCGCTGCAGCAGCAGGTGCTGAGCGATGGCGAACTGGCCGCAGATGAGCTGGATCATCGCCACGCCGATGCGCTGCGCCTGGCCGGCCCGTGGGGCCAGGGCTTCCCCGAGCCGCTGTTCGACGGCCACTTCGAAGTGGCCAACTGGCGTGTGCTGAAGGAACGCCACCTCAAGCTGGAACTGCGCCTGCCAGGCGTACCCGGCACGATCAACGCGATCCATTTCGGCGGCTGGCACGGTAACGCGCCCGGCCGTCACGTGCATCTGGCCTTTCGGCTGGCCTGCGATGACTATCGTGGCGGCAGCGCCATCCAGTTGATCGTCGAGCACTGCCTGCCTGCATGA
- a CDS encoding DUF1176 domain-containing protein codes for MRLPLLATLLALACPLTALAAAPAKSLYFQHHDWVVACDNTLTCRAAGYAADDDSTLSVLLIRKGGPGQAIQGRLSLQPEEGQTQPKGALHLRIQRQDLGVLAPVKGEGTHGLNAAQTSAVLSALVRDGGISVTDGAGHRWPLSGKGAAAVLLKIDEYQGRLGTPGAVMRRGSMPESGVPTALPVPVVRKAATLDSTPDDPAFARLAASPALRAALRATLEDDRCEGLQETDADVPLSNSPLQVQRLDAQHVLVTVPCWRGAYNIGDGYWIARPQAPFQAQWVTSDAIDYADGQIIAAQKGRGLADCISHAAWTWDGTNFIATSEVAPGLCRGVPGGTWELPTLVSEVR; via the coding sequence ATGCGATTGCCCCTGCTGGCCACTCTGTTGGCACTGGCCTGCCCCCTGACCGCCCTTGCTGCGGCTCCGGCCAAGAGCCTGTATTTCCAGCACCACGACTGGGTCGTGGCCTGTGACAACACTTTGACCTGCCGCGCGGCCGGCTACGCCGCCGACGATGACAGCACCCTGAGTGTGCTGCTCATCCGCAAGGGCGGCCCGGGCCAGGCCATCCAGGGCCGCCTGTCGCTGCAGCCGGAAGAAGGCCAGACCCAGCCCAAGGGCGCGCTGCATCTGCGCATCCAGCGCCAGGACCTGGGCGTACTGGCTCCCGTGAAGGGCGAAGGCACGCACGGCTTGAATGCCGCACAGACCAGCGCGGTGCTGTCCGCATTGGTACGCGATGGAGGGATCAGCGTGACCGATGGCGCTGGCCATCGCTGGCCGCTGTCGGGCAAGGGTGCCGCAGCCGTGCTGCTGAAGATCGATGAATACCAGGGCCGCCTCGGCACGCCCGGCGCCGTGATGCGCAGGGGCAGCATGCCTGAGTCCGGCGTTCCCACCGCACTTCCGGTGCCGGTTGTACGCAAGGCCGCTACCCTGGACTCGACTCCGGATGATCCTGCGTTTGCTCGGCTGGCCGCCTCACCCGCCCTGCGCGCGGCACTGCGTGCCACGCTGGAGGACGATAGATGCGAAGGCCTGCAGGAAACCGACGCCGACGTTCCGCTCAGCAACTCCCCGCTGCAGGTCCAGCGCCTGGACGCGCAGCATGTGCTGGTCACTGTCCCGTGTTGGCGCGGGGCCTACAACATCGGCGATGGCTACTGGATCGCCCGCCCGCAGGCGCCGTTCCAGGCGCAATGGGTGACCAGCGATGCGATCGACTACGCCGACGGCCAGATCATTGCCGCGCAGAAGGGCCGCGGCCTCGCTGACTGCATTTCGCACGCAGCCTGGACGTGGGACGGGACGAACTTCATCGCGACGTCCGAGGTGGCACCTGGGCTATGCCGGGGCGTGCCCGGTGGCACCTGGGAACTGCCGACGCTGGTCAGCGAGGTCCGCTGA
- a CDS encoding VIT domain-containing protein, which yields MVFVRCCAVLLLALAVGPVGAQSPRIARPQATTPLLIAPAAEQSVQLQRARIEGEVQAGVAQTRITLEFHNPNRRVLEGELQFPLADGQQITGFALDINGELRDAVPVPKDRGRQVFEEIARRGVDPGLLEQTAGNQFRLRIYPLPAGGSRRVQLVIREPLAFAGQGWQWTLPLQFAAGAASVELKLQAPEAATAGTAPFRINAGQLHWQGRGAQLPTQLQWSLPAARQAQVQVAPWQDGHYLLAQLPVSPSSTPRTLPSDIGLLWDGSGSAGQRDRTREFALLDRYFAAMGDGTVALTVLRDRAEPMRRFRVRAGNWSELRAALQAVRPDGASALAQWQPQPSVKEYLLVSDGLLTYGPEALPALAPQQRLFAVSSAGARTDAVRLRGWSEAHGGRFVALGKDVDAAARELLSSPLDVQVDAGRGVQDVVIDRRSEAEGWLWLHALLAADGVPMRVRVGGGEWQALPATQKSDDGELLAGLWAQARLQQLGADRRGNREAMQLLSQQFGVVGPDTSLIVLETLEDYLRYAIRPSGKLRAEYDARFARQVSDRAAADRQRLDQVAARWKERQQWWNRSWPKGAPPQLKGGALEVASADYAMDSAPVAMLAAPAPAAPMAAAEQRMEASSARARRSASASNKALDVVALTGSVVAASAANNGELGIQLAAWQPDSAIARRLRQGPASQLYDRYLAERDAHADSSAFFLDVADLLLEQGQRELALRVLSNLAEMDLDNRHLLRVLGYRLMQADAPALAVPVFEQVLAMGQEEPQSFRDLGLALAAAGKPQQALAPLYQVVVRPWDNRFDGIALIALDELNNLVARSTPRLDTRSIDPRLLQAMPLDLRVVLSWDADNSDMDLWVTDPNGERAYYGNRLTYQGGQMSQDFTGGYGPEQFSLRNAKPGKYKVEANYFGSRQQLVTGATTLMLRLTTHWGTPKQKDQMVTMRLKDRAETVLVGEFEVK from the coding sequence ATGGTCTTCGTCCGTTGCTGCGCTGTGTTGTTGCTGGCCCTCGCGGTTGGGCCTGTCGGCGCTCAGTCGCCACGTATTGCCAGGCCGCAAGCCACCACCCCGCTGTTGATTGCGCCCGCCGCCGAACAGTCGGTGCAGCTGCAGCGTGCCCGCATCGAAGGCGAGGTCCAGGCCGGCGTCGCCCAGACCCGGATCACCCTGGAGTTCCACAACCCGAACCGGCGCGTGCTGGAGGGCGAGCTGCAGTTCCCGTTGGCCGATGGCCAGCAGATCACCGGCTTTGCACTGGACATCAACGGTGAGCTGCGCGATGCGGTGCCGGTGCCCAAGGACCGTGGCCGCCAGGTGTTCGAGGAGATCGCCCGCCGCGGTGTCGACCCGGGCCTGCTGGAACAGACTGCCGGCAACCAGTTCCGCCTGCGTATCTATCCGCTGCCGGCCGGTGGCAGCCGACGCGTGCAGCTGGTGATTCGCGAACCGCTGGCCTTCGCCGGCCAGGGCTGGCAGTGGACGCTGCCGCTGCAGTTCGCCGCTGGCGCTGCATCGGTTGAGCTGAAGCTGCAGGCGCCGGAAGCGGCCACCGCAGGTACGGCTCCGTTCCGCATCAACGCGGGCCAGCTGCACTGGCAGGGCAGGGGCGCGCAGTTGCCGACGCAGCTGCAGTGGAGCCTGCCGGCGGCACGCCAGGCACAGGTGCAGGTGGCGCCCTGGCAGGACGGGCACTACCTGTTGGCGCAGCTGCCGGTGTCGCCCAGCAGCACGCCCCGCACGTTGCCCAGCGATATCGGCCTGCTGTGGGACGGTTCCGGTTCGGCGGGCCAGCGCGATCGCACACGTGAGTTCGCCTTGCTGGATCGCTATTTCGCAGCGATGGGTGACGGCACCGTGGCGTTGACCGTGCTGCGCGACCGTGCCGAACCGATGCGTCGCTTCCGTGTCCGTGCAGGCAACTGGAGCGAGCTGCGCGCAGCGCTGCAGGCCGTACGCCCGGACGGTGCCAGCGCGCTGGCGCAGTGGCAGCCGCAACCGAGCGTGAAGGAGTACCTGCTGGTCAGCGATGGCCTGCTGACCTATGGACCGGAAGCACTGCCAGCACTCGCACCGCAGCAGCGCCTGTTCGCGGTCAGCAGTGCTGGTGCGCGAACCGATGCAGTGCGCCTGCGCGGCTGGAGCGAAGCGCATGGCGGTCGCTTTGTCGCGCTGGGCAAGGATGTTGATGCGGCCGCTCGCGAACTGCTGTCGTCGCCGTTGGACGTGCAGGTCGATGCGGGCCGTGGCGTACAGGATGTTGTGATCGATCGTCGCAGCGAGGCCGAAGGCTGGCTATGGCTGCATGCCCTCCTTGCGGCGGACGGCGTGCCGATGCGGGTGCGCGTGGGCGGCGGTGAATGGCAGGCGCTGCCGGCAACGCAGAAGAGTGACGACGGTGAGCTGCTGGCCGGCTTGTGGGCGCAGGCCCGTCTGCAGCAACTCGGCGCCGACCGCCGAGGCAATCGCGAGGCAATGCAACTGCTGTCGCAGCAGTTCGGCGTGGTCGGACCGGACACCTCGCTGATCGTGCTGGAGACCCTGGAGGACTACCTGCGCTACGCGATCCGCCCGTCCGGCAAGCTGCGCGCCGAGTACGATGCCCGCTTCGCACGGCAGGTGAGCGATCGCGCCGCTGCCGATCGCCAGCGCCTGGACCAGGTTGCCGCACGTTGGAAGGAGCGCCAGCAGTGGTGGAACCGAAGCTGGCCGAAGGGAGCGCCTCCGCAGTTGAAGGGCGGGGCGCTGGAAGTTGCATCCGCGGACTACGCGATGGACTCGGCGCCGGTGGCGATGCTCGCTGCGCCGGCCCCCGCGGCACCGATGGCCGCCGCCGAGCAACGCATGGAAGCCAGCAGCGCGCGTGCACGTCGCTCAGCCTCCGCATCGAACAAAGCGCTGGATGTGGTCGCGCTCACCGGCAGCGTTGTCGCTGCATCCGCCGCCAACAATGGGGAGCTCGGCATCCAGCTGGCGGCGTGGCAGCCGGACTCGGCCATCGCCCGGCGGCTGCGCCAGGGCCCGGCGTCGCAACTGTATGACCGTTACCTGGCCGAGCGTGACGCACACGCCGACAGCAGCGCGTTCTTCCTCGACGTGGCCGATCTGTTGCTGGAGCAGGGCCAGCGCGAACTGGCACTGCGCGTGCTGTCGAACCTGGCCGAGATGGACCTGGACAACCGCCACCTGTTGCGTGTGCTCGGCTACCGGTTGATGCAGGCCGACGCGCCGGCACTGGCGGTTCCGGTGTTCGAGCAGGTGCTGGCGATGGGCCAGGAAGAACCGCAGAGCTTCCGCGATCTTGGCCTGGCACTGGCGGCTGCGGGCAAGCCGCAGCAGGCGTTGGCGCCGCTGTATCAGGTGGTGGTGCGGCCGTGGGACAACCGCTTCGACGGCATCGCCCTGATCGCGCTGGATGAGCTGAACAACTTGGTGGCACGCAGCACGCCACGGCTGGATACCCGCAGCATCGACCCGCGCCTGCTGCAGGCGATGCCGCTGGACCTGCGCGTGGTGCTGTCGTGGGATGCCGACAACAGCGACATGGACCTGTGGGTGACCGACCCGAACGGCGAGCGCGCGTACTACGGCAACCGCCTGACCTATCAGGGCGGGCAGATGTCGCAGGACTTCACCGGCGGCTATGGTCCCGAGCAGTTCTCGCTGCGCAACGCCAAGCCCGGCAAGTACAAGGTGGAGGCGAACTACTTCGGCAGCCGCCAGCAGCTGGTGACCGGTGCGACGACGCTGATGCTGCGGCTGACCACGCACTGGGGCACGCCGAAGCAGAAGGACCAGATGGTGACGATGCGATTGAAGGATCGCGCTGAAACCGTGCTGGTGGGCGAGTTCGAGGTGAAATGA
- a CDS encoding IS110-like element ISStma4 family transposase, protein MQFIGIDAAKATFDIALPLSHGKYRTKAKLPNTPKGFDELLAWRAKHAPNAAVGMEATGIYHEALAQALVEAGVVVHVANPARVKAFGQAEGMRTKTDRSDAKLIARFFEAQRSEKLYPYVPPTPSEVKLRALVRRRDDLQEMLQMEHNRLDVADISVQQGIKDVIRTLEEQIKQVQKAIEDHIDNDPDLRRRHQLLTSIPGVGNTSSAQLLAMLGDLSKYSDVRQVVAHAGLNPAQRQSGNYEGKCRISRVGDANFRKKLYMPALTGKTHNPTLKSFADRLSAKGKPFKVVMCAVMRKLIHLIWGVLRSGRPFEPDVALA, encoded by the coding sequence ATGCAATTTATCGGCATCGACGCAGCCAAGGCGACTTTTGACATCGCCCTGCCTCTATCTCACGGCAAGTATCGAACCAAGGCCAAACTCCCCAATACGCCAAAGGGTTTTGATGAGCTTCTGGCCTGGCGCGCCAAACATGCGCCGAACGCGGCGGTAGGTATGGAGGCTACAGGCATCTATCACGAGGCCTTGGCTCAAGCACTGGTGGAAGCGGGGGTAGTGGTTCATGTGGCCAATCCCGCCCGAGTAAAGGCGTTTGGGCAGGCGGAGGGGATGCGGACCAAGACTGACCGCAGCGACGCCAAGCTGATTGCCCGGTTTTTTGAGGCACAACGCTCGGAAAAGCTGTATCCCTACGTTCCACCGACGCCCTCGGAGGTGAAGCTGCGCGCCTTGGTACGGCGTCGAGATGACCTCCAGGAAATGCTGCAGATGGAGCACAACCGCCTGGACGTTGCCGATATCTCGGTCCAGCAAGGGATCAAGGATGTGATCCGGACGTTGGAAGAGCAGATCAAGCAGGTCCAGAAGGCGATTGAGGACCATATCGATAACGATCCGGACCTGCGCCGGCGTCATCAACTGCTTACCAGCATCCCCGGTGTAGGCAACACCAGCAGTGCCCAGCTGTTGGCCATGCTGGGGGATCTAAGCAAATACAGCGACGTGCGCCAGGTGGTTGCCCACGCGGGCCTGAATCCGGCCCAGCGTCAATCAGGAAACTACGAAGGCAAATGCCGGATATCACGCGTCGGCGACGCCAATTTCCGCAAAAAGCTGTACATGCCGGCGCTGACCGGGAAGACCCACAACCCCACACTGAAGTCCTTTGCAGACCGGCTCAGCGCGAAAGGCAAGCCCTTCAAGGTCGTCATGTGTGCAGTGATGCGCAAGCTCATCCATCTGATTTGGGGCGTACTGAGAAGTGGCCGACCCTTTGAGCCTGACGTCGCCCTTGCCTAG
- a CDS encoding acyltransferase family protein yields MHRRHDLDTLRIAAFALLILYHAAMAYVAGWDFHLKSAYTAEWLQWPMIALNRWRMPLLFAISGIALGLSLPDHGRLQHTLRRSWRLLLPLVFGIVAAVSLQAYCEALDKGDVAPGLGHFLWRYWQFRPWPGAHFSGAAYGFTWNHLWYLAYLLPYTVLAVVLASLLRPLRRALPRWQPGDRLLGTLLLVLPVAWLTWALLVLMPRWPPTHALLDDIYVHAESLPLFLAGFLAARWQRGWDLLVRGRRLTLALAVLGLCLELGIRALARLPHVGDLDAWVLALPWAQTERVGRALYTWCMLLTLFGWARVLLDRPWHGLNYCREAVFSWYILHQTVLIVLLYALRPLQLGPWLEPALLVAGTISACLLIHELLIRRVRWLRPLFGLRADPPASPIARAATAR; encoded by the coding sequence ATGCACCGTCGCCACGATCTGGACACCCTGCGCATCGCCGCCTTCGCGTTGCTGATCCTCTACCACGCCGCCATGGCCTATGTGGCCGGCTGGGACTTCCACCTCAAGAGCGCCTACACCGCCGAATGGCTGCAGTGGCCGATGATCGCGCTGAACCGCTGGCGTATGCCGCTGCTGTTTGCCATCAGTGGTATCGCCTTGGGCCTTTCCCTGCCAGACCACGGGCGACTGCAGCACACGCTCCGCCGTAGCTGGCGCCTGCTGCTGCCCCTGGTCTTCGGTATCGTCGCGGCGGTGTCCCTGCAGGCCTACTGCGAGGCCTTGGACAAGGGTGACGTGGCACCGGGGCTGGGCCATTTCCTGTGGCGCTACTGGCAGTTCCGGCCGTGGCCGGGCGCGCACTTCAGTGGTGCCGCCTACGGCTTCACCTGGAATCATCTCTGGTACCTGGCCTACCTTCTGCCCTACACCGTACTGGCAGTCGTGCTGGCCAGCCTGCTCCGACCATTGCGCAGGGCGCTGCCGCGCTGGCAACCCGGTGATCGCCTGCTGGGCACCCTGCTGCTGGTGCTGCCGGTAGCGTGGCTGACCTGGGCACTGCTGGTGCTGATGCCTCGCTGGCCACCCACCCACGCCTTACTGGACGACATATACGTGCACGCCGAATCGCTGCCGCTGTTCTTGGCCGGCTTCCTGGCGGCACGCTGGCAGCGCGGCTGGGATCTGCTGGTGCGCGGGCGTCGCCTGACCCTGGCCCTGGCGGTGCTGGGGCTCTGCCTGGAGCTGGGCATCCGCGCACTGGCCCGCCTGCCGCATGTAGGCGATCTGGATGCGTGGGTGCTGGCACTGCCGTGGGCCCAGACCGAACGCGTCGGCCGCGCGTTGTATACGTGGTGCATGCTGCTGACCCTATTCGGCTGGGCGCGCGTGCTGCTGGACCGTCCCTGGCACGGTCTGAACTACTGCCGCGAAGCTGTGTTCAGTTGGTACATCCTGCATCAGACTGTGCTGATCGTTCTGCTGTACGCGCTGCGCCCGCTGCAGCTGGGCCCGTGGCTGGAACCTGCACTACTGGTGGCTGGCACAATAAGCGCCTGTCTGCTGATCCACGAGCTGCTGATCCGACGTGTGCGCTGGCTGCGCCCGCTGTTCGGCCTCCGTGCCGATCCGCCAGCGTCGCCGATTGCACGCGCCGCAACGGCGCGCTGA